From Mesorhizobium sp. Pch-S:
TCTGCGATGCAGACCCGTTCGAAGGCGGCGACACGTTTGCTGAGCGGATGGAGGCTCGTGGACTGATCGAGCTTGTCGCCGTCACTCAAGATGCTCTTGAAGATGGGTTCGCAACCGAGCGTGGAATAATGCCCGGTGGCTCTATGTGGCAGCTAACCGAGGCGGGCCGCGCCTCTCTCCAGGCAGGGGAGAAAGGGGAATGAGCGAGCGAAACCTGAACCCACACGCCGAGGAGCGGCTGGCAATGGCGCTGTGGAGCGAGGATTACGCCTTCAAGCAGCGCGGCGGCTCTATGGACTTCTGGGATAGCCGAACGCCAGCACAGAAGGCGCTGTGCGTTCAGATCGTCACCGGCATTCTCGACGCGGTTGAAAAGAATGGCCGCGCCCATCCATCAGGAGAGCAGCCATGACGGCAAGGGATGTGCTGGAAAAGTGGCTGGCTCGCTACAGTTTTCCGAAAGGACGCTCGGATAGCCTTATGCGAGATCTCGCCGCAGCCGGCTACTCCATAGTCCATGAGAGCGAGATACATGGGGCGACGAAGCGGCGGATAGCCGAAGAAGCCGATGCATTCGCAGATCAGCATGACACAGCCGCTATCCAGGCAACTGTGGTCGAAGCTATCTCGCGTTTTCGAGGTGGAGAAACGGCGTTGAGACGGTTTGCCGATTCAGTCCGCGCCCTTCCAGATGGAGGGGTGGAATGAGCGATCGCTACTCTTGGCACGTATCTCGACCCGATAGCCCATGCACTGACATTGTTCTGCGTCGGTTCGGTCGCCTTCATGAGAAGCCCTGCCGGAACCCGCAAACACTTACGTGTGCGCTTCCTGAGTGCCAGTATGCCAATGAATGCCAGTCTCTCCGCGCACTACAGGGGAAAGCCGATGAGTGAATCGCACATCCTTTTCCCAGACCTGAAGCCGTTGCCGTGCCATCGCGACAAGAATGGCCGCGAGATCAGGTACTGCAAACTACAGCACGATAACGGCAAGATTTATGACCTGTTTGGGACGGGAAAGAAAATGCCAGGAGATGGCGAGACCATCATGGTCTGGACGCCGGACAACAAACTGGCAATTGTAAACACCAAAGATATCGTGGTCTACGCAGGCGACAATCGAGGCTTCCTTATCGGGCTTTTCATTTTTCTGTTTCTTCTCGCGCTTGCTGTGTTGGGAGGCTTCTGATGAACAGAGGATTTGTCCCCAAGGTATACACACCAGCTGCGCTTGCAGAGCGCTGGGAGTGTTCCGAGCGCCATGTGCGCAATATGATAGAGACCGGGGAGATTCAGGCGTTTCGACTTGGCGAGAAGCTCCTTCGTATCCGAGCCGAAGTCGTGGAGGCTTTCGAATGGCAGAGTGGCGAATTACCAGACTCAGTGGAGAACTCTGCCTCACTTGGGACGAAGGCAACATCCGGCGCCGTTATCGACTTGGAACATCAAATCCAAAAGAGGCGGCCCGCATCGCCCCGTCTCGATTTGCGGAACTCACGCGCCCGCGAGGTACCACGGTAGGCGACCTTTGGGCGGCCTACTGTCTGGACAAGGCGGGCCGCTCTGTCGTCACGACAATGGGCTACACTTGGAAGGCTCTGGAGCCGCATTTCGCCAACATCGAAGGCGAAGCGGTGACGGTCGCTGATTGTCGCGCTTACACGGATCAGCGGCGAAAGGCGAAACGCAAAGACGGCTCAATCCATACCGAACTTGGCCACCTGCGTTCAGTGCTGGTCTGGGCTCAAAAGAATCGCCTTATCGCTCACGCGCCTCATATCGAGCGTCCGTCGAAGCCTGAGCCAAAGGAAGGCTACTTGACGCGAGGCGAAGTCGCCCTGCTTCTCGACGCCGCGAATGTTCCCCATATTCGACTGGCCATTCGGCTTTTGATCGCGACCGGGGCTCGAAGCGGCGCGGCGCTGGAACTGGTCTGGGATCGCGTGGACTTCAAGACGCGAATGATCCAGCTGCGCAACCCGTTCGACAAAGCGAAGCGAAAAGGGCGCGCGACTGTGCCTATCAATGACTCTCTACTCGCTGCTTTGCAGGAGGCCAGAGAGGCCGCTCTATCGCCCTACGTTGTGGAGTGGGCAGGCGGTCGCGTGAAGTCGATCAAGAAGGGCATCAAGACAGCCGGAGAAGCGATAGGCCGGCCCGACGCCTCTCCGCATATGCTGCGGCACTCTGCGGCG
This genomic window contains:
- a CDS encoding site-specific integrase; its protein translation is MAEWRITRLSGELCLTWDEGNIRRRYRLGTSNPKEAARIAPSRFAELTRPRGTTVGDLWAAYCLDKAGRSVVTTMGYTWKALEPHFANIEGEAVTVADCRAYTDQRRKAKRKDGSIHTELGHLRSVLVWAQKNRLIAHAPHIERPSKPEPKEGYLTRGEVALLLDAANVPHIRLAIRLLIATGARSGAALELVWDRVDFKTRMIQLRNPFDKAKRKGRATVPINDSLLAALQEAREAALSPYVVEWAGGRVKSIKKGIKTAGEAIGRPDASPHMLRHSAAVWLAEDGHSMDEIAQFLGHENSRITFKTYARYSPTYLRRLAASLEV